From a single Buteo buteo chromosome 14, bButBut1.hap1.1, whole genome shotgun sequence genomic region:
- the AKAP11 gene encoding A-kinase anchor protein 11 isoform X1 — MDMYARAQSNRMKPRISVKKSFGEGVLHSMKSLLHSRKELCNVSAEGCLNREEQDNFIEITFIGFAEEMGTAHLQELAAVSVELPDVLKSLQLCKLKENEVIFLKDVKKTLAKPYVMKHQNQLPEVFCVMRLSPSFPRIKVDYIFTLLSKYTTGIRYAVEINPSQKRQTETSHGEDDDTNQSVSSIEDDFVTAFEHLDEDEPSKTQSASACSFTSRNHRDAASQTIPAQCLEAVDSKILVGSARRKSSARSSTLIDIFGLKELSSVKNSVTTSISDPWIQRSFYKPYNPSDQGVNFLCKTLFSSSPAESSESDCSSPSPIIFLDEEGYQKSLKAKLQLPKIPVVKDGIEDSDSEVSEFFDSFDQFDELEQALENSCKVIRDPILGNPSQKRRTAHEKMSSASITMNPQKFKFDRPTLPANVKKPTPRKPESPYSSVFDVPDSPRPVKTSGEENGGLFSPIRSSAFSPLGSCGSSECLCRISLGGDGTGQNHHDAVYNSYSAYADSVSFEILGSVFHSESSSEQVCVGNDSKHKGIALKEKKSQAADLKMKTSKEPDKQAKSKHKSLMIRDSIQKFATELVEKSFGSAFKDLQKGVSSCTNALCHLAARLTSSVFQMAFYEIGRRRAISLKERAINGIANFLVSEAITGALKELRQVKKQIFTNTVARFAADLAEELVFEGIMEVCQFSYPSTPIAAQPSSFDYEDKVVRSYARDLSESVIQEAFIELSQVDVTFTTQAAISISMDNIKYVSAESMLESTRTSTVFPDFNDRVALKPIQDSKKEYTVQQALFCTSGVVSSVPVPLAGRALCQHQVSSDVYEAKVSNAPNSDDNMKVYKDSTHPFFTSRKREEEVAFRNIYLTSDPSQGTESTPSLLHNQNDTKQTNNRSGMNNNSELTSGSKGINTFSGTMVDMIVNEAYEAITSCRVTKAVEEYTDFLTRKIIDKKPYVQSICEDSPKNMFADHLAKYVIKQSVDGSKTVLCNTSENLACNLSPQTYADISRKEQCVMKKQEAEKPSNVSVIVEQQQMPLNNPCKFLFTPTPSVQCFSESKDCWQEQKGHRFSSKSPPPCSTVTFGRHVLEDFTDTGSCSVTYLNKPSKTHDTEKPSSGPLTYKQADCFLHANSFSSVMFGSEDALQMEDKSSLKDGNTCVMPDTPPPTPLVPCQGSSERNLRKLSKKLKGELAKEFAPATPPSTPYNPSVTGLSETEHDSLENEEFMLKLMRSLSEEVESSEDEDHSEMPVEKEERSEKTIQYADCLASRIISIATEMAASHLDGKTNERQVQLGMQNKRGGYTAFINIPEEMCNSLWNYAGDMAGKVINEAKKIVKSRHCKLLRLKRVNCQVDCIYLRKGDKDYNSKERCGPVQDQWPGERDSSVLALPQGSGMTGLTSKYPSCESVTDEYADHIIRVLKREGGNAELLMDQYASRLAYRSIKSGLQQAARKTKLKYNRKTFPGQNAPVNGKLELIKAVNKDAVQQVRSGIHHCEDQTYERSIGTQRTECTELLDFSESLARSITCDVRKKLKMSGACLPKSLTDSCLYKKTEFDEVTGDLIKTRFSRTFLPFSPDHKLYHSTGSLNENGYSEGIIQAIEQYARKVADDTLEMSLESAVLHVAENRKNGDRLSYTEKLSPFPGTVCRCCSMKEHRYCTESTSHLPAQESSVPVRHFLHSGLGGACQKSRVFQLDIPKIHVDVEQKTVFSDDGATAAVEKAGELSYTSLTADSGIGQDGVSFAESLTTEIMTSAMTNIGQAVNISSVGREGFHSVESIVSQQMSLSIGDDSTGSWSNLSFEDEHPDENSSFLHLSDSSAVFSSSPGSNGNSSSWSSLGLEGDMYEENLSFPTSDSDGTEDKDEDSKDAVEGLEQIRKTLAIMNIDLEPNLVDPQLRAVLQWLAASETGVSDLHFHDAATREFVNLSRRLRERDWKVGDLLQAVLKYCEMIEKASDGEQALNKSLVAWLLENV, encoded by the exons agTTTTGGTGAAGGTGTACTGCACTCTATGAAGTCACTGCTACACAGCAGAAAAGAGTTATGCAATGTATCAGCAGAGGGATGTCTAAATCGGGAGGAACAAGATAATTTTATTGAG attacATTTATAGGTTTTGCTGAAGAGATGGGTACTGCTCATTTGCAG GAGTTGGCAGCTGTTTCTGTAGAGCTTCCAGATGTTCTGAAATCGCTCCAGTTGTGcaaactaaaagaaaatgaggttaTATTTCTAAAAGATGTGAAGAAAACCTTGGCAAAACCTTACGTCATGAAACATCAG AATCAACTTCCTGAAGTGTTTTGTGTGATGAGACTGTCTCCTTCATTCCCAAGAATCAAAGTTGATTATATATTTACCTTGCTGAGCAAGTATACTACAGGCATAAGATATGCAGTGGAAATAAACCCATCGCAAAAACGTCAAACAGAGACATCCCATGGAGAAGATGATGACACTAATCAGTCAGTTTCTTCAATTGAGGATGATTTTGTCACTGCTTTTGAACACTTAGATGAAGATGAGCCTTCAAAGACACAAAGTGCTA gtgcATGCAGCTTTACTTCTCGAAACCATCGAGATGCTGCTTCACAGACCATCCCTGCTCAATGTTTAGAAGCTGTTGATTCAAAGATCCTTGTGGGTTCTGCACGTCGAAAGTCGTCTGCCAGATCTTCTACTTTGATTGATATTTTCGGACTTAAGGAACTGTCCTCAGTAAAAAATTCGGTTACAACCTCAATTTCTGATCCTTGGATACAAAGGAGTTTCTATAAGCCATATAATCCTTCTGATCAAGGTGttaattttttatgtaaaacattgttttcttcttctccagctGAATCCTCTGAGTCAGATTGCTCCAGCCCAAGCCCCATCATCTTCTTAGATGAAGAAGGCTATCAAAAAAGCTTGAAGGCAAAACTTCAGCTGCCAAAAATTCCGGTAGTGAAAGATGGTATAGAGGATTCAGACTCAGAAGTGAGTGAGTTTTTTGATAGTTTTGATCAGTTCGATGAGCTGGAACAAGCCTTGGAAAACTCTTGTAAAGTTATTAGGGATCCCATCCTAGGGAATCCCTCCCAGAAAAGGAGGACTGCACatgaaaaaatgtcttctgcAAGCATTACAATGAATCCTCAGAAATTCAAGTTTGATCGTCCCACTCTCCCAGCCAATGTAAAGAAACCAACTCCTCGTAAACCAGAATCACCATATAGCAGCGTCTTTGATGTTCCGGATTCTCCTCGCCCAGTTAAAACATCAGGGGAAGAGAATGGAGGCTTGTTCAGCCCTATTAGATCATCGGCTTTCAGTCCACTAGGGAGCTGTGGTTCTTCTGAATGTTTATGTCGAATTAGTCTTGGTGGAGATGGGACAGGTCAAAATCACCATGATGCGGTTTATAATAGTTATTCAGCATATGCTGATAgtgtttcatttgaaatactgggttctgtttttcattctgaGTCCTCATCAGAACAAGTATGTGTAGGAAATGATTCAAAACACAAAGGGAttgctttgaaagagaaaaaaagtcaagctgCAGATCTCAAAATGAAAACTAGTAAGGAGCCAGATAAACAAGCAAAATCTAAACATAAGTCATTAATGATTAGAGATAGCATTCAAAAATTTGCAACTGAATTAGTTGAAAAAAGTTTTGGCAGTGCATTTAAAGACCTGCAAAAAGGTGTTTCTTCATGCACCAACGCACTTTGTCATTTGGCTGCTAGGTTGACTTCTTCGGTCTTTCAAATGGCTTTTTATGAGATTGGAAGACGTAGAGCGATCTCCCTGAAGGAGCGTGCCATTAATGGGATAGCAAACTTTTTGGTGAGCGAAGCTATAACTGGTGCTTTGAAAGAACTGCGGCAggtaaagaaacaaatatttaccAACACTGTCGCACGGTTTGCGGCAGACCTTGCTGAAGAACTTGTGTTTGAGGGAATCATGGAAGTATGCCAGTTTTCATATCCATCGACACCTATAGCTGCACAGCCTTCATCATTCGATTATGAAGACAAAGTGGTAAGATCCTATGCCAGAGATTTGTCTGAATCTGTCATTCAGGAGGCTTTTATTGAGCTATCTCAGGTTGATGTGACCTTCACAACACAAGCAGCCATTAGTATTTCCATGGACAACATTAAATATGTGAGTGCAGAAAGTATGTTAGAGTCAACACGGACTTCTACGgtttttcctgattttaatGATAGGGTAGCACTGAAGCCAATCCAAGATTCCAAGAAGGAATATACTGTACAGCAAGCTCTATTTTGCACCTCTGGTGTTGTAAGTTCAGTACCTGTGCCCTTAGCTGGAAGAGCTCTTTGTCAGCATCAGGTTTCCTCTGATGTTTATGAAGCAAAAGTATCCAATGCTCCGAATTCTGATGATAATATGAAAGTATACAAAGACTCGACTCATCCATTTTTCAcaagcagaaagagagaggaggaagtcGCTTTCAGAAATATATACCTGACTTCAGATCCCAGTCAAGGTACTGAAAGTACGCCGTCACTCTTGCATAACCAAAATGataccaaacaaacaaataacagATCTGGAATGAACAATAATTCAGAATTAACAAGTGGGTCAAAAGGCATTAATACTTTCTCTGGAACTATGGTAGATATGATAGTAAATGAAGCTTATGAAGCCATAACCTCATGTAGAGTAACAAAAGCAGTAGAAGAGTATACAGactttttaacaagaaaaataatagataaAAAACCTTATGTGCAAAGCATTTGTGAAGATTCCCCCAAGAATATGTTTGCAGATCACTTGGCCAAGTATGTCATAAAACAATCAGTGGATGGAAGTAAAACTGTGTTATGCAACACTAGTGAGAATTTAGCATGTAATTTGAGCCCACAGACTTACGCAGATATCAGTAGAAAAGAACAATGTGTGATGAAGAAGCAAGAGGCTGAGAAACCAAGTAATGTTTCTGTAATTGTGGAACAACAACAGATGCCTTTGAATAATCCAtgtaaatttctttttactcCAACTCCTTCTGTTCAGTGTTTTTCAGAATCTAAAGATTGTTGGCAGGAACAAAAAGGACACaggttttcttcaaaatcaCCACCGCCTTGTTCCACTGTGACTTTTGGTAGGCATGTTCTAGAGGACTTTACTGACACGGGAAGCTGCTCAGTAACATACTTAAACAAGCCCTCAAAAACCCACGATACTGAGAAACCATCATCAGGACCTTTAACTTACAAGCAGGCTGATTGTTTTCTGCATGCAAATAGCTTTTCTTCAGTGATGTTTGGCAGTGAAGATGCTTTGCAGATGGAAGATAAATCAAGTCTCAAAGATGGAAATACCTGTGTAATGCCTGATACACCCCCACCAACTCCTTTAGTACCATGTCAAGGTAGTTCTGAAAGAAACCTAAGGAAACTATCTAAGAAGCTCAAGGGAGAATTGGCAAAGGAATTTGCACCTGCAACACCGCCTTCTACACCGTACAATCCATCTGTTACAGGTTTGTCCGAAACTGAACATGACTCTTTGGAAAATGAGGAATTTATGCTGAAACTCATGCGGTCACTTTCTGAAGAAGTTGAAAGTAGTGAAGATGAAGATCATTCTGAAATGCCTGTTGAGAAAGAGGAGCGTTCAGAAAAAACAATTCAGTATGCAGATTGCTTAGCTAGCCGTATAATTTCAATAGCGACTGAAATGGCTGCTTCCCATTTAGATGGTAAAACAAACGAAAGACAGGTTCAGTTAGGTATGCAAAACAAAAGAGGTGGATATACTGCATTTATAAATATCCCAGAAGAGATGTGCAATTCTTTATGGAATTATGCAGGTGATATGGCAGGAAAAGTCATCAATGAGGCCAAGAAAATAGTGAAATCAAGGCATTGTAAACTGTTGAGGTTGAAACGGGTTAACTGTCAGGTGGATTGCATTTATCTGAGAAAAGGCGATAAAGATTATAATTCAAAAGAACGGTGTGGTCCAGTGCAGGACCAGTGGCCCGGGGAGAGAGATTCATCTGTACTTGCTTTACCACAAGGTTCAGGCATGACAGGTTTGACCTCCAAATACCCAAGCTGTGAAAGTGTGACTGACGAATACGCAGATCATATTATTCGcgttttgaaaagagaaggtgGTAATGCTGAACTGTTAATGGATCAGTATGCTAGCAGACTTGCTTACAGGTCTATCAAATCAGGCTTACAGCAAGCTGCTagaaaaaccaaactgaaatacaacagAAAGACTTTTCCTGGGCAAAATGCACCAGTAAATGGTAAGCTGGAGCTGATCAAAGCAGTGAATAAAGATGCAGTACAGCAAGTGAGAAGCGGCATTCATCACTGTGAAGACCAAACGTACGAAAGGAGTATCGGCACACAGAGAACAGAATGTACAGAGTTGTTGGATTTTTCAGAATCCCTTGCTCGCAGTATCACTTGTGATgtcaggaagaaattaaaaatgtcgGGAGCGTGTTTGCCAAAGTCTCTGACAGATTCCTGTCTATATAAAAAGACTGAATTTGATGAAGTCACAGGGGATCTTATTAAAACAAGATTTTCTAggacatttcttcctttctcgCCAGATCATAAACTGTATCATAGTACAGgcagtttaaatgaaaatggcTACAGTGAAGGCATAATTCAAGCTATAGAACAATATGCTAGGAAAGTAGCAGATGATACTCTAGAAATGAGTTTAGAGTCAGCTGTTCTCCATGtggctgaaaacagaaaaaacgGGGATAGGCTCTCCTATACTGAGAAACTGTCTCCTTTTCCTGGAACTGTCTGTAGATGCTGCAGTATGAAGGAACATCGGTACTGTACAGAAAGTACGTCTCATCTACCCGCGCAAGAATCCTCTGTTCCAGTGAggcattttcttcattctgGATTGGGTGGTGCCTGTCAAAAATCAAGAGTGTTTCAGCTTGATATTCCTAAAATTCACGTTGATGTAGAACAGAAGACAGTGTTTTCTGACGACGGGGCTACTGCAGCTGTAGAGAAAGCAGGAGAGCTGAGTTACACAAGTCTGACAGCTGACAGTGGTATTGGACAAGATGGAGTGAGTTTTGCTGAAAGCCTTACTACTGAAATAATGACATCAGCTATGACTAATATTGGTCAGGCAGTTAACATAAG CTCTGTTGGAAGAGAAGGATTTCACTCTGTTGAATCTATTGTTAGCCAGCAGATGAGTCTTAGTATTGGTGATGATAGCACTGGGAGCTGGTCCAATCTAAGTTTTGAAGATGAACATCCTGATGAGAACAGCAGTTTTCTTCACCTCAGCGACAG TTCAGCTGTGTTCTCTTCTTCTCCTGGCAGTAATGGTAACAGCAGTAGCTGGAGCAGTCTTGGTTTAGAAGGGGATATGTATGAGGAGAATTTATCCTTTCCAACATCAGACAG tgatgGAACAGAAGATAAAGATGAAGACTCCAAGGATGCTGTAGAAG gTTTGGAGCAAATACGAAAGACTTTAGCAATCATGAATATTGATCTGGAACCAAATCTAGTGGACCCCCAGCTCAGAGCAGTACTCCAGTGGCTGGCAGCTTCTGAAACAGGGGTGTCTGATCTTCACTTTCATGACGCTGCTACAAGGGAATTTGTCAAT CTTTCCAGAAGACTGCGAGAAAGAGATTGGAAAGTTGGAGATCTCTTGCAGGCAGTGCTGAAATATTGTGAAATGATAGAGAAGGCATCTGATGGAGAGCAAGCTCTAAATAAGTCTTTAGTTGCTTGGCTTCTGGAAAATGTCTGA